A stretch of DNA from Cygnus atratus isolate AKBS03 ecotype Queensland, Australia chromosome 6, CAtr_DNAZoo_HiC_assembly, whole genome shotgun sequence:
aaaatgaaaggaattaGTTTGGGAAGGAATAAAGATCTTGATGCTACATACTTGTATGGTGACAGCCAAGATGAACTATCCTGCAGCATCACACCAAGAGCATAAAGTACAAGtgtctgcaaagaaaatgagaacaaatatGTCAGACCAGAATGAAATGCATGATTAAAGACACCTCTGGACAACTCTGCCAGACAATTATTCTGTGGACCACTCACTttaataaattgtttaaaaacatagTATGTTATATTCATCTACAGATTTCTATAATGAAATACACACATTAGGATTTTAACTTCTTAAGGCCCACACTGCAACTCTTAGTGGTTAGAGAGGGCCAGATCCCATTCCTCTACTCTTACTGGTATGTATGTATGCActactttattttctgcaatgGAGGGTACTACTCTGCGTAGGAAGCATGGGTGATATGATTAGTCCTGAAATCATACACTATTTTGCACAGCTGAGCTCATAAACCCCTTCAAAGGATGATTCATCCCTGGTGGACCCAGAACCAGAGGCAAACCTGCTCAGGAAGAGAGCATGAATCCCAGAGATTATCCCACAGAGGAACCACATGGAAAACTTTGACTATACTGCATTTTCAGATGACAGACCAGCTGCTCAGATTAAACGAGTGTCAGAAGAAATGGTCTTCCTCCCTCACCCCTCCATGGGAAGAAGTATGATAGAAGAGCAAACAGCAAATTCCCCTCCAGGAAACCAGGGTGGCCTAGTACTGCCCTACCTCTTTGGGGATAGTATGTTGGTCAACTctgccctccagctcctgcagctgtgcagcaaTGGGAGTAAGCTTTGCTGTTCGCACTGTCTCACACAGGACTTGCCGACAGTATCTGCAACCAATAAGTCTGGGTCAATTTAACCCTCCCAGAAAGACGCTTATCCATGTCCTTGTTGTACGCAAGGAGAGCTGAGTCACCTGCTGCATTCAGGGTCACAGTCTGCTCCTGGAGCTGTCTCCAGCCACAATGaagagcttcattttttttttcctgactagTCCCAGCATTTCCAATAAGCATTAAATCTCATCAGCAACTTTTACAGAAGTTTATCAAAATCTCTCTCATCCAACCTCTTCCAGATTTTAAACCAAATTATCCCCACTAAAAAGCATAAACACACTATTCCTTTTCCTAGACCTCCCAGCCAtacaagaagcagcaggaaatccATATTCATTCTCTTTTACTGAAACCCTAACACcagtacaaatacaaaatacaccCAGTTGCACCACCAAATGCAATTAGAAAAACAATGGCACAGAGTTTTTCAGGCAGCCAGGGCACTGATTCTGTGCTCTCTTCCCCTGCCAATGAACCTAAAGAGTTTCCTATAGGCACCCTGAAGAGAACAGCCTGGTCCCCGTTGTCTGGAGCCCTACAGCAGATTCTCTGTGCTGCAAGTCATCCTGTGGTTTGATCACTTCCAGGAAAAGACAGGAGTAGCTTTTGGATGCCTTCTGCTGGTCCAGTGTACACTGGGCATCAGCCTCCATCACATGAAGCCCCTGTCCCTACTTCACAAGACAGCCTTCCACCGCAATTCCTTTCAAGGGACCCACCTGAGTTGCTCAATTTTCTCATGCGTAATTGGTCCCTTCCCCAGAACATGGTCCACCTCCTTGTAGAGATTCTGCTGGACATCTTCAGAGGTTGCCAGGAAATAGACTGCCCAGGTGCATACTGGGGAAGGAATGAAGACAATATCAGATCGAGAAAATTCAAACTTTACTAACTGTATTTGGTTTTCTTGCTTGCTGTATttgcaatgttatttttctgaccTCTAAAAGGGTGACCTCTGTTCTCAGCAGGTTGTACTGATTCTCTATTCAGAGGGAGAAGTAGAGGTTGAACTCTTGTGTAACAAGAGACCCTGCAAGCTTAAATTCTCTTTCCAATGCTATGAGGAGCTTAGAAAGCTGTGGAGACTGACCCATTCAGTCTCACAGTCCCAGGGAAGGGACCACACAGCCCAGCAAAGCATCAGTCAAAGAGTTTCTCTTTCCCAGTATGTGTAACAGCTGTGATGCTCCAGCAATCACCCCTTTTAGGGAACCAGGGTTTTTAGACCAAACATTCAACTGAGAGGCTGGTTTGTCCACAGCATTGGAAAACTCCCTTATTTAGTGGGTTTCCTCAGCACATCTCTGACAAGTGCTCCAGGCACCCAATGTCTGGGCTCCTGACGGGGAGGGAGAAGAACAATATAGCTCTCTGCACCAGGTTGGCCAGCACTTTTCTCCTCTACATCTATTTTGTGAGGTTCTCAAGAGATATCTTCAACAGCACAGTGAAAAAAGAAGCCTTGCATAAGAAGTAAGTGTGTAGGATGCAATTTCTCTGAAGCTACAAGGGAATGTTTCTACCATTCCTAACTGTCTATTCCTGAGAACTATCTGACAATCTCTAAGGAGTCAAGCTCCTTTAAAAGACTGTCTTCCTGAAGTACTTGGAGAGTATATTCTCTGGGGATGTTATTAACACAGCTGCCAAATTTGCTTTCCATGTACCCAGCAGCACCTGAGAGTTTTTCTCTGGAGTTCCAGTCCCACTGGCTGAGATACAGGGCCTGATAATCAGGGGTTCAGTTTAAATCATCCTCATATCATAAGAGATTTTACATAGCCCcagtttatattttcagttgctttttttaaatctaaatccCAATGTAGCTCCTTGGAAAGTCTTCCCTATATGGAACATACCTATCCTTCATAAATTCAAAGCAGCCAGTCAGATTTTAGCACTCTGTTCTGATTTCCTTCCTGTGTACCAGAACCTATTTTATATCATGATCTTTGTGGCTTGCAATTTTTGGTGCTCTTTCATCAAATTTAGCATCACTTGAGtccaagaaaaaagcaacaggaagaaattctAAGGTTCACCAAAAGAATGGGAAAGTTGTCAAACCTCAGTTTCAACTCACTAGTTGTGAGGCTGTATTGAATGACTGCTATAAAATTAGCTGCTTCTATACATTTGTAGCTCAAGAGAGATAGAATGATGAGTATCACTTTTTATTAGTCTAGATTAAGTCTCATGTCATCATTCTCAGTTTTAGACAACTGAGTCCAAGGATAGAAAGTTACCTGCGATCTATACTTACAGTTAGCAGTAATTGTGCATCCTGCCAAGGAGAAAATCATTGTATCTTCCAGAATCTAGGAAACAAAATCTAGTTCAGAGAATGAAGTCTGTAAGAtgcaaagattaaaaagaagcagcacATTCTCCACTCAAGCACATGAAATCCCTTTAGTGCAGAGTGCAGGAAATTCATCTAGAAGACCGAACTCTCTACAGAACTTCTACTGTAACAGCACTTGAGACATGCTTAATACTAACACACTTCTGGTTTataaaaatagcaatgaaaaCAGTGACAAGGAAAGCTACTGATGTCTAATTCAAttaagcactgcagaaatggaaaaagaaccAGAGAGAATGCTGCTTTAGTAAGGAATCTGACCCCTGCCAGATGCCAAAGCTTAGATTAATCAAAGGCTACCATGTAATGAGTTGCCAATCTACTAGAATTCCATTACTTCCTAATGACATAACAGCTGCACAGACCTGCTGGTCACTCAGGCTCCCCTGCAGCAAAGTGTCTATAAAGACGTGCCTGTTGAATGATCTGCCTCGGCGTTCCTTTGTGACTTTCCTTAAGGTAGATTCCATCTCCTTCAGAGCTttggaagcaaaaagaaatggttATTTCAAAACCTGGTCAGACTGAGAGCTGCAGAGACGTGAATCCATCTCCCCAAGCAGATTTTCAGAccagctgtccctgctgggCTCACTTACAGAAGCAGCCTCTGTTACACGTTAGTGTCAGTTTGGAAGGTGTATCTCTAATTTAGCTGAAAATGTAGGAACCAAATATCACAGGCTGCCTACAAAGAGTCGCCCTTAGTGGTATAACCAAGACATGTAATCTGTGAGTTGAAATCATGTAAAGGAAGGTCAAATAAGTTAGTTTCAACACTATAACCATCAGATAACATGTTTAAACAGctctcataaaataaaataaaataaaataaaataaaataaaataaaataaaatgtttgagcCAGATAACTTCTTGTATTGCCTGTTGAGTTATAATTACTAGTGCTACGGCACCTCCAGCTACTGATATTCTCCCTTTTGCTAGGGGTTCTATAGACATAATGCTAGAGGAAGGCTAAAATGTCTGTGGATTTTGGCACAAAGGTTCCACTCATTTGAAGATATTTGGGTGCCTAACTCCTAGAGCTGTTCTGGGAACTGGGGAGAGTTAGGGACCTAGTTGCTGTCAGCTGTCTCATTTAAGTGACCTAATTCAGACAATCCAAGAAACATGGAGCAGAAGCTAGATCAAGCTAGAAGCTTGATTTCCCAAGGTCCAATGCAGCCCTTTCGTCTTAGAACTATCTGTCCTCTCTCATCTCTTCTCCGTATAGGAAGGCCAGCAATGCTTAAACACCAAGCCTCACCAACCGGAGTTTGTGAAATTGTGTCCTTAATACAAATCGGGAACAAGTACCTGTGGGAGAAGCCCATTTTAGTGGGGCAGTAGCTGACTTAAGGCTCTTAAACCCACACAATCAGCAACATGAGGAAGGAAACACTGGGTCTGAAGGATTTACGAGCAAATCCTTAGTTCTAGATACAGGCTACTTTTGTGTAACATCTTACCAATCAATATTAAGAAGTCTTAACTATCAACAACTAAAAGGACAGGAcaactgaagaataaaaaaaatcaatctgaaATGGCAGTGCATTTGTAAAATGGCGCATCATAGGAATGATTATACAAGCCAGACCAAACGACCTCATCTGCTTCCACTTAGCACAGTTGCCTGCCTCCAGGAGAGGTCAAAAGCAGATACTAGGACACAGAACAGGAAGGTAGCAAGCACACCAAGACCTCAGAACTAGACCTAGATGCAGAGTTCTAGTCCTACACACTTTTTGTACAATGGCAGGCTTGTCAATGAACTGCAAAACCATGATACCTTCTGACCTTCTGCACATCTATGGAAGACACATCTGGTAGCTTATGTCATGATGATCAACTGCAGAAAAGCCAATACGGCTAGACAAATTAAGTGCTTCCATATGCTAGCTAACTCTAAGCGTTAATCAGAGTGGAGCACGAGGGTGACTGTGATTTTGGGAGGAACCTACCATCTTCATACAGCTTCTTCCTAGTTGTGTTTTTGTCAAGGGACCCATCCAAGAAACCTTTCCCAATCTCTGACCAGATCTGAaagaaggacagagagaagagCACCATCACTTACCACAGGCAGAATGCTGGGACTCTTTTATTCTTCCCTAttcatcaaaatgaaaacatcaaataaaacaaagactttCTCTGAATATGAATCTAGTCTCCTCTTTAGAGCATCATGCCTCATCACAGTTATTACATTTATAATAGCTGAAACTGagttgaaatgaaaaaactCTAATTACAGCTGTATGGGAAAAAGCATGGGCATCCTGAGTGGGCGATTAAACAGCTTCTTTTCCCACCCTATCGCCAACAAAATTTCCTTTAGAAACACCTGGCCTTAGACCAATAACAGCAGGATTAGCAGTAGGATCTTTCtgattgttttggtttgggaCAATTGAGTAAGACTCTTAACCTTAATGTTAATGTCTCAGCAGTAGCTTGTGCTTACTACACTGCACACAAGATGCAAACTGTTTGCTGTCAGCTTGGAGAAATGGCAAAAGAAATTTCCTGACTCTTCATGACACTTACTGCATCGTGGTGTCTGCGGAATCGGATGACTTCCCGGTCATCTTCAAAGCTGCTGCCCATAGCTGTCTGCGTAACAGACTTCATGGCAAAGCCCAGCATGTGTTGGCAGAGTGGCACGTGTTGTGCCTCAGGCAGGGAGAGCCATTTGGCTAGCAACTCTTCTGACAACTTAAAGAGGAAAGGAACCATTAGTTGGCAGTAATATCAGCAGCCTATTTACAAAACATATCCCAAACTGGAGGCATTCCCACCCTAAGCTGCTAAGGCAGAACACGCTTTCAAGGCCATGGCACTCATCTATTCTCTTTTCAGGGTTTCCTTTCGTTGTTATCTTAAACCAGCAACATTTTAGCATCGTATATCCTGCCTAGCCCTATGGTTTTCCCCCAGTAAGCCAGTTCTGTCCATCTCTCTTGTTCCCTCTGttgcagaaaatacattaaaccCTTTAATACTAGTAACTCGCTATTGGGAAGATAGACCATATTCTGGCTGTTGGACTGAGTTAACAGAACAGTTCTCCAGTTGTTTATGGTTCCAACAGCTGGTTCCTTGCTCCTCCCTCCTGTCCTGtgaaataaatccagaaatcAGGTGCTACCTTTAAGCGCATCTGATGCCTTGGCATAAAACGTCACAAAGGCC
This window harbors:
- the LOC118261196 gene encoding cytochrome P450 20A1 isoform X1; this translates as MLDFAIFAVTFLLVLASRQASGIPGLAPTDEKDGNLPDIVASRSLHEFLVNLHEKYGPVVSFWFGRRLVVSIGSIDLLKQHINPNRISNPFEAILKSFLRYQPSLNGDTGESHLRRRLYENGVTKSLQSNLALIQKLSEELLAKWLSLPEAQHVPLCQHMLGFAMKSVTQTAMGSSFEDDREVIRFRRHHDAIWSEIGKGFLDGSLDKNTTRKKLYEDALKEMESTLRKVTKERRGRSFNRHVFIDTLLQGSLSDQQILEDTMIFSLAGCTITANLCTWAVYFLATSEDVQQNLYKEVDHVLGKGPITHEKIEQLRYCRQVLCETVRTAKLTPIAAQLQELEGRVDQHTIPKETLVLYALGVMLQDSSSWLSPYKFDPERFNEESAMKNLSLLGFSGSQECPELRFAYMVATVLLSVLVRKLYLHPVKGQVMETKYELVTTPKEEAWITVSKRS
- the LOC118261196 gene encoding cytochrome P450 20A1 isoform X2, yielding MLDFAIFAVTFLLVLVGAVLYLYPASRQASGIPGLAPTDEKDGNLPDIVASRSLHEFLVNLHEKYGPVVSFWFGRRLVVSIGSIDLLKQHINPNRISNPFEAILKSFLRYQPSLNGDTGESHLRRRLYENGVTKSLQSNLALIQKLSEELLAKWLSLPEAQHVPLCQHMLGFAMKSVTQTAMGSSFEDDREVIRFRRHHDAIWSEIGKGFLDGSLDKNTTRKKLYEDALKEMESTLRKVTKERRGRSFNRHVFIDTLLQGSLSDQQILEDTMIFSLAGCTITANLCTWAVYFLATSEDVQQNLYKEVDHVLGKGPITHEKIEQLRYCRQVLCETVRTAKLTPIAAQLQELEGRVDQHTIPKETLVLYALGVMLQDSSSWLSPYKFDPERFNEESAMKNLSLLGFSGSQECPELRFAYMVATVLLSVLVRKLYLHPVKGQVMETKYELVTTPKEEAWITVSKRS